A genome region from Akkermansiaceae bacterium includes the following:
- a CDS encoding GNAT family N-acetyltransferase: MTEWITFLEMVERPVNFPTVPEDFQIALAEKNGRINLDWYRRVGARWAWTDRLKWSEEEWRGYVESENLETWIASFQGQDCGYFELSRQDEGVRIALLGLAPESIGKGLGGSLLSKALERAWTEGIGRVFLDTCSKDHPNALPTYLRNGFRIIRTEYGSR; encoded by the coding sequence ATGACGGAATGGATCACGTTTTTGGAGATGGTGGAGCGGCCGGTGAATTTTCCGACGGTGCCTGAGGATTTCCAGATCGCCCTCGCGGAAAAAAATGGGCGGATCAACCTGGACTGGTATCGAAGGGTGGGCGCGCGGTGGGCTTGGACGGATCGCCTGAAGTGGTCGGAGGAGGAGTGGCGCGGGTATGTGGAATCGGAGAATCTGGAGACATGGATCGCGAGTTTCCAGGGGCAGGATTGCGGGTATTTCGAGCTCTCGAGACAGGACGAGGGAGTCCGGATCGCGCTGTTGGGATTGGCTCCGGAATCCATCGGAAAGGGTCTGGGCGGGTCTTTGCTATCGAAGGCTTTGGAGCGCGCATGGACGGAGGGAATCGGACGGGTGTTTCTCGACACCTGCTCGAAAGATCATCCCAACGCATTGCCGACTTATCTTCGGAACGGCTTCCGGATCATCCGGACGGAATACGGGAGCCGATGA